In Paraburkholderia phenazinium, one DNA window encodes the following:
- the yaaA gene encoding peroxide stress protein YaaA, which translates to MIIVLSPAKSLDYETPPHVKKHTIPDFVDDAAELIGGLRRLSPQQIGTLMSISDPLAQLNFQRYAEWSPKFDTVNAKQAVLAFNGDVYEGFDAKSLSSADLDFAQKHVRVLSGLYGLLRPLDLLQPYRLEMGTRFANARGKDLYAFWGERITQALNTQLKKNTGAARVLVNCASGEYFKSVKPKLLDAPVITPVFEDWKGGRYKIISFHAKRARGLMARFAVENRLDAPEQLQGFDAEGYAFDAEASNDSTYVFRRRIAE; encoded by the coding sequence ATGATAATCGTTCTGTCGCCGGCGAAATCGCTCGACTACGAAACCCCTCCGCACGTCAAAAAGCACACGATCCCCGATTTTGTCGACGACGCTGCCGAATTGATCGGTGGATTGCGCCGTTTGTCGCCGCAGCAGATCGGCACGCTCATGAGCATTTCCGATCCGCTCGCGCAGCTCAACTTCCAGCGCTACGCCGAGTGGTCGCCGAAGTTCGATACCGTCAATGCGAAGCAGGCGGTGCTCGCGTTCAACGGCGACGTCTATGAAGGCTTCGACGCGAAGAGCCTGTCGTCGGCGGATCTGGACTTCGCGCAAAAGCACGTGCGCGTGCTGTCGGGGCTGTATGGACTGCTGCGCCCGCTCGATCTGCTGCAGCCGTACCGGCTCGAGATGGGGACGCGCTTTGCCAACGCCCGCGGCAAGGACCTGTACGCGTTCTGGGGCGAGCGCATCACGCAGGCGCTGAACACGCAGTTGAAGAAGAACACGGGCGCGGCGCGGGTGCTGGTCAATTGCGCGTCGGGGGAATACTTCAAGTCGGTGAAGCCCAAGCTGCTGGACGCGCCGGTGATCACGCCGGTATTCGAAGACTGGAAGGGCGGCCGCTACAAGATCATCAGCTTCCACGCGAAGCGGGCCCGCGGCCTGATGGCGCGCTTCGCGGTCGAGAACCGCCTCGACGCGCCGGAGCAGTTGCAGGGCTTCGATGCCGAAGGCTATGCGTTCGACGCCGAGGCATCGAACGATTCGACTTACGTATTCCGCCGCCGCATCGCCGAGTAA
- a CDS encoding MaoC family dehydratase translates to MKRDGVELDAPALRSLVGGEPLISEWLTVDQASVNGFAAATGDHQWIHVDPERARRESPFGGPIAHGFLTLSLIPALLGKTVALKQRMGVNYGLNRVRFTAPVPVDSQVRGRFAVASVDDVDDAGVQVVWNVTLERQGSERPVCVAEFITRHYF, encoded by the coding sequence GTGAAGCGCGATGGGGTAGAGCTCGACGCTCCGGCGCTGCGTTCGCTGGTGGGCGGCGAGCCGCTCATCAGCGAATGGCTGACGGTCGATCAGGCAAGCGTGAACGGCTTTGCTGCAGCCACGGGCGATCATCAGTGGATCCACGTCGATCCCGAACGGGCGCGGCGCGAGTCGCCGTTTGGCGGCCCGATAGCGCATGGTTTTCTGACCTTATCGCTGATTCCCGCTTTGCTTGGAAAGACGGTGGCGCTCAAGCAGCGGATGGGCGTGAACTACGGTCTGAACCGCGTGCGCTTCACCGCGCCGGTGCCGGTCGATTCACAGGTGCGCGGGCGTTTCGCCGTGGCGAGCGTGGACGATGTGGATGATGCCGGCGTGCAGGTGGTGTGGAACGTGACGCTGGAACGGCAGGGCAGTGAGCGGCCGGTGTGCGTGGCGGAATTCATCACACGGCATTACTTCTAG
- a CDS encoding MaoC family dehydratase, which produces MGLSFEDMEVGSVTECGEHTFTHDEIVEFAERFDPQPFHVDDAAAAASPFGGLIASGWHTCSVLMGLLVRHSLAGSTSMGSPGIDEIRWLKPVRVGDTIRLMNSILDKRLSSSKPDRGIVSTEWAGINQHGETVIIVRSKVLFGLRHPGAAA; this is translated from the coding sequence ATGGGATTGAGTTTCGAAGATATGGAAGTCGGTTCGGTCACGGAATGCGGCGAGCATACGTTCACGCATGACGAGATCGTCGAGTTTGCCGAGCGGTTCGATCCACAGCCGTTTCATGTGGACGACGCCGCGGCGGCTGCTTCGCCGTTCGGCGGCCTGATCGCGAGCGGCTGGCATACCTGTTCGGTGTTGATGGGACTGCTGGTGCGCCACTCGCTGGCGGGGTCGACTTCAATGGGCTCGCCCGGTATCGACGAAATCCGCTGGCTCAAGCCGGTGCGGGTCGGCGACACGATCCGGCTGATGAACTCGATTCTCGACAAGCGTTTGTCGTCGAGCAAGCCGGACCGCGGCATCGTCTCAACCGAATGGGCGGGCATCAACCAGCACGGCGAGACGGTCATCATCGTGCGCTCGAAGGTGCTGTTCGGCTTGCGTCATCCGGGAGCGGCAGCGTGA
- a CDS encoding phosphotransferase: MGEATKTGEPEQKPDYSAFEGTRPVTERQRFDSDALGAWLARRVEGFAGPLTIEQFAGGQSNPTFKLITPSRTYVMRAKPGPTAKLLPSAHAIEREYRVMHALAGTDVPVAQMLALCEDESVIGRAFYVMEFVEGRVLWDQSLPGMTPAERTAIYDEMNRVIAALHSVDVASIGLTDYGKPGNYFARQIGRWSKQYLASETEHIEAMHRLIEWLPQHMPDETGERVSIVHGDYRLDNLIFHPHEPRVLAVLDWELSTLGDPLADFAYHCMAWHVDPAQFRGIAGLDWAALGIPDEGQYVKRYCERTGFEIHGDWNFYLAYNMFRIAAILQGIMKRVVDGTAASAQALDAGRRAKPMAELAWRYAQKVR, translated from the coding sequence ATGGGCGAAGCCACGAAGACAGGCGAACCTGAACAGAAGCCGGACTACTCCGCATTCGAAGGCACGCGCCCGGTCACCGAGCGGCAACGCTTCGACAGCGACGCGCTCGGCGCCTGGCTGGCGCGGCGCGTCGAAGGTTTCGCCGGGCCGCTCACGATCGAGCAGTTCGCCGGCGGCCAGTCGAATCCCACCTTCAAGCTGATCACGCCGTCACGTACCTATGTGATGCGCGCGAAACCGGGGCCGACGGCGAAACTGCTGCCGTCCGCGCATGCGATCGAGCGCGAGTATCGCGTAATGCACGCCCTCGCCGGCACCGACGTGCCGGTCGCGCAGATGCTCGCGCTGTGCGAGGACGAAAGCGTGATCGGCCGTGCGTTCTATGTGATGGAGTTCGTCGAAGGACGCGTGTTGTGGGATCAGTCGCTGCCCGGCATGACACCCGCTGAGCGCACGGCGATCTACGACGAGATGAACCGCGTAATCGCGGCGCTGCATAGCGTGGATGTCGCCAGCATCGGACTGACCGACTACGGCAAGCCCGGCAACTACTTCGCGCGGCAGATCGGCCGCTGGAGCAAGCAGTATCTCGCCTCCGAAACCGAGCATATCGAGGCGATGCATCGCCTGATCGAATGGCTGCCGCAGCACATGCCGGACGAAACCGGCGAGCGCGTCTCGATCGTGCATGGCGACTACCGGCTCGACAACCTGATCTTCCATCCGCACGAGCCGCGCGTGCTCGCCGTACTCGACTGGGAACTGTCGACGCTCGGCGATCCGCTCGCCGACTTCGCCTATCACTGCATGGCCTGGCACGTCGACCCGGCGCAGTTCCGCGGCATTGCGGGACTCGACTGGGCCGCGCTCGGCATCCCGGATGAAGGGCAATACGTCAAACGCTATTGCGAACGCACCGGCTTCGAAATCCACGGCGACTGGAACTTCTATCTGGCGTACAACATGTTCCGGATTGCCGCGATCCTGCAAGGCATCATGAAACGCGTCGTCGACGGCACCGCGGCAAGCGCGCAAGCGCTCGACGCCGGCCGGCGCGCCAAGCCCATGGCGGAACTCGCCTGGCGCTATGCGCAGAAAGTGCGTTAA
- a CDS encoding histidine phosphatase family protein — MPEFQLPKRRRIYLMRHGDVTYFDATGRAIDPETVPLNADGREQASAAGHVFALQQIRFDRVIVSGLPRTVETAQRVLAETHQHIELEIEPALQEIRGGKLSNIPAADIEAAFLSVFDGVVPESTRFLGGETIGELFDRVLPAVAALRADDSWDTVLLVLHGGVNRAILSHAITAGGRTFFGHLSQATGCINALDVGAAPSDWVLRTLNYSPPSPLHRDVRNTTMEMLYAQFIQYKHQA; from the coding sequence ATGCCTGAATTCCAACTGCCGAAGCGCCGCCGCATCTACCTGATGCGGCATGGCGACGTGACGTACTTCGACGCCACCGGCCGCGCCATCGATCCGGAAACGGTGCCGCTGAACGCCGACGGCCGCGAACAGGCCAGCGCCGCCGGGCACGTGTTCGCGCTGCAGCAGATCCGCTTCGACCGCGTGATCGTGAGCGGCCTGCCGCGCACGGTCGAAACCGCGCAGCGCGTGCTGGCCGAGACGCATCAGCATATCGAACTCGAGATCGAACCGGCGCTGCAGGAAATTCGCGGCGGCAAGCTGAGCAACATCCCCGCCGCCGATATCGAGGCCGCGTTCCTGAGCGTGTTCGACGGCGTGGTCCCGGAAAGCACGCGCTTTCTCGGCGGCGAGACGATCGGCGAACTGTTCGACCGCGTGCTGCCCGCCGTCGCGGCATTGCGCGCCGACGACTCGTGGGACACCGTTTTGCTGGTCCTGCATGGCGGCGTGAATCGCGCCATCCTCTCGCACGCCATCACGGCAGGCGGCCGCACGTTCTTCGGCCATCTGTCGCAGGCTACCGGCTGTATCAACGCACTGGACGTCGGCGCCGCGCCGAGCGACTGGGTGCTGCGTACGCTCAACTACTCGCCGCCGTCGCCGTTGCATCGCGACGTGCGGAATACGACGATGGAAATGCTCTACGCCCAATTCATTCAATACAAACACCAGGCGTAG
- a CDS encoding oxepin-CoA hydrolase, alternative type produces MSAELLTSRPAESESTLVLTLSNPGARNALHPDMYAAGIEALDSAERDPSIRVIVLTGADQFFCAGGNLNRLLENRAKDPSVQAQSIDMLGEWIAALRSSSKPVIAAVEGAAAGAGFSLALACDLLVAADDAKFVMSYARVGLTPDGGGSWFLAQALPRQLATEVLLEGKPIGATRLHELGVVNRLAKPGAVRGAALAWAEELGKISPNATARIKTLIAAAGTQPLADHLVAERDNFVASLHHGDALEGITAFLEKRAPKYK; encoded by the coding sequence ATGAGCGCCGAACTGCTTACCTCACGCCCGGCCGAAAGCGAATCGACGCTCGTCCTCACGCTCTCGAATCCCGGTGCGCGCAACGCCTTGCATCCGGACATGTACGCGGCGGGCATCGAAGCGCTCGACAGCGCCGAGCGCGACCCGTCCATCCGCGTCATCGTGCTCACCGGCGCGGACCAGTTTTTCTGCGCGGGCGGCAACCTCAACCGTTTGCTCGAGAACCGCGCGAAAGATCCCTCCGTGCAGGCGCAAAGCATCGACATGCTCGGCGAATGGATCGCCGCGCTGCGTTCGTCGTCGAAGCCGGTGATTGCCGCCGTCGAAGGCGCGGCGGCCGGCGCCGGCTTTTCGCTGGCGCTCGCCTGCGACCTGCTGGTCGCGGCCGACGACGCGAAGTTCGTCATGTCGTATGCACGCGTCGGTCTCACGCCGGATGGCGGCGGTTCATGGTTCCTCGCACAGGCCCTGCCCCGCCAGCTCGCCACCGAAGTCCTGCTGGAAGGCAAACCGATCGGCGCTACACGTCTGCACGAACTCGGCGTAGTGAACCGTCTCGCGAAACCGGGCGCGGTGCGCGGTGCTGCGCTCGCCTGGGCGGAAGAACTCGGCAAGATCTCGCCGAACGCCACCGCCCGCATCAAGACGCTGATCGCCGCCGCCGGCACGCAGCCACTCGCCGATCATCTGGTGGCCGAGCGCGACAACTTCGTCGCTTCGCTGCATCACGGCGACGCGTTGGAAGGGATCACCGCGTTCCTCGAAAAGCGCGCCCCGAAATACAAATGA
- a CDS encoding putative toxin-antitoxin system toxin component, PIN family: MPASPAARALRVVLDSNVWIDILVFDDPHTRPIRAALESGALEALIDARCLAELTYVLDYPQFARREIDKTAALATVARLAHLVEPAPASTATATATATATAAEEARPLPKCKDRDDQKFLELAHAAKADWLVSKDRAVLKLARRIARDFGFQIAQPAPFVTACALPADEPAPA, translated from the coding sequence ATGCCCGCCTCCCCTGCCGCACGCGCACTGCGCGTGGTCCTCGATTCGAACGTCTGGATCGACATCCTCGTGTTCGACGATCCGCACACGCGCCCTATCCGCGCCGCCCTCGAAAGCGGCGCGCTCGAGGCGTTGATCGACGCCCGCTGTCTCGCGGAACTGACCTACGTGCTCGATTACCCGCAGTTTGCGAGGCGCGAGATCGATAAAACCGCGGCGCTCGCCACCGTGGCGCGCCTCGCGCACCTCGTCGAGCCGGCGCCCGCGTCGACTGCCACTGCCACTGCCACTGCCACTGCCACCGCCGCTGAAGAAGCTCGGCCGTTGCCGAAGTGCAAGGACCGCGACGACCAGAAATTCCTCGAGCTCGCGCATGCCGCGAAGGCCGACTGGCTGGTCTCGAAGGACCGCGCGGTGCTGAAACTCGCGCGCCGCATTGCCCGCGATTTCGGCTTCCAGATCGCCCAGCCGGCACCGTTCGTCACCGCCTGCGCGCTGCCGGCCGACGAGCCCGCGCCGGCCTGA
- a CDS encoding acyl-CoA dehydrogenase family protein yields the protein MNFDYTPKVQALREKLLAFFDEHIYPNERAFADEVARNRANGNAWVPTELIEQLKQQARDAGLWNLFLPDSERGAGLTNLEYAPLCEIMGRVPWAPEVFNCNAPDTGNMETIERYGSPENKREWLEPLLQGQIRSAFLMTEPEVASSDATNIQTRIERVGDDYVINGHKWWSSGAGDPRCKVYIVMGKTDPDAPRHQQQSMILVPADAAGVTVHRPLTVFGYDDAPHGHMEITLENVRVPASNMLLGEGRGFEIAQGRLGPGRIHHCMRLIGLAERALELMAKRTLQRVAFGKPVAAQGVTQERIAEARCMIEQARLLTLKTAYMMDTVGNKGARGEIAMIKVVAPNMACQVIDWAMQAHGAAGISEDFPLAYAYTSARTLRFADGPDEVHRNAIAKLELARYMDAGAAERVETPITRS from the coding sequence ATGAATTTCGATTACACCCCGAAGGTTCAGGCACTGCGCGAGAAACTGCTCGCCTTCTTCGACGAACACATTTATCCGAACGAACGCGCTTTCGCGGACGAGGTTGCGCGCAACCGCGCCAATGGAAATGCCTGGGTGCCGACCGAACTGATCGAGCAACTCAAGCAGCAGGCGCGCGACGCCGGCTTGTGGAATCTGTTCCTGCCGGACTCCGAACGCGGCGCCGGCCTGACGAACCTCGAATACGCGCCGCTGTGCGAGATCATGGGACGCGTGCCCTGGGCGCCGGAGGTGTTCAATTGCAACGCGCCCGACACCGGCAACATGGAAACCATTGAGCGCTACGGCAGTCCGGAGAACAAGCGCGAGTGGCTCGAGCCGCTCCTGCAAGGACAGATCCGTTCTGCCTTCCTGATGACCGAGCCGGAAGTGGCGTCATCGGATGCGACCAACATCCAGACGCGCATCGAGCGCGTTGGCGACGACTATGTGATCAACGGCCACAAGTGGTGGTCGTCGGGCGCGGGCGATCCGCGTTGCAAGGTCTACATCGTGATGGGCAAGACCGATCCCGACGCACCGCGTCATCAGCAGCAATCGATGATTCTTGTGCCCGCCGACGCCGCCGGCGTCACCGTGCACCGCCCGCTGACCGTATTCGGCTACGACGACGCGCCGCACGGCCACATGGAAATCACGCTCGAAAACGTCCGTGTGCCGGCCTCGAACATGCTGCTTGGCGAAGGCCGCGGCTTTGAGATCGCCCAAGGGCGGCTTGGGCCGGGCCGGATTCATCACTGCATGCGACTGATCGGGCTGGCGGAACGCGCGCTTGAGTTGATGGCAAAGCGCACGCTGCAGCGCGTCGCGTTCGGCAAGCCGGTGGCGGCGCAAGGCGTCACGCAGGAACGTATCGCCGAGGCGCGCTGCATGATCGAGCAGGCGCGGCTGCTGACGCTCAAGACCGCGTACATGATGGACACCGTGGGCAACAAGGGCGCGCGTGGCGAGATCGCCATGATCAAGGTGGTCGCGCCGAATATGGCCTGTCAGGTGATCGACTGGGCGATGCAGGCGCATGGTGCGGCCGGCATCAGTGAAGACTTCCCGCTGGCCTATGCCTACACGTCGGCACGCACGCTGCGTTTTGCCGATGGTCCGGATGAAGTGCATCGTAACGCCATCGCCAAGCTCGAACTGGCGCGGTATATGGATGCCGGCGCGGCTGAGCGAGTCGAGACGCCGATTACGCGCTCGTGA
- a CDS encoding 3-hydroxyacyl-CoA dehydrogenase, protein MTSRNYSIETIGIVGTGAMGRGIAQIAALAGLTVRLYDTNPAAVGAARDYLADTFAKLTAKGKLEQSRSLAALALVSGAQAVGDLADCDLVIEAIVEKLDVKRALFRELETVVSGRCILASNTSSLSITAIAAGCTDPSRVVGYHFFNPVPLMKVVEVIDGLRSDPAAGDALMELARRMGHTPVRAKDMPGFIVNHAGRGMNTEGLRVAGEGVASFVEIDRIMREQAGFRLGPFELLDLTALDVSHPVMESIYHQFYEEPRFTPSPITGTRLAGGLLGRKTDEGFYRYDDGKQQVPEEAPAPTGLPKRVWVSKRYPEAREAVLQLVAKAGVALDEDDTPAADSLIIVTPFGHDTTTAAVDEALDARRVVAVDALFPLVAAKRRTLMTTPATTRAARDSAHALFAADGVPVTVIRDSTGFVAQRVVATIVNIGCEIAQKQIATPEDIDLAVTLGLGYPRGPLALGDALGAKTLLTILRNMFSVLGDPRYRPSPWLARRAQLGLSLTQGDVADAVDAQTERQS, encoded by the coding sequence ATGACCTCTCGCAATTACAGCATCGAGACTATCGGCATTGTTGGAACAGGCGCAATGGGACGCGGCATTGCGCAGATCGCGGCGCTGGCGGGCCTGACGGTACGTCTGTACGACACCAATCCGGCGGCAGTCGGTGCGGCGCGCGACTACCTCGCGGACACCTTCGCCAAGCTCACCGCCAAAGGCAAGCTCGAACAATCGCGCTCGCTTGCCGCGCTCGCCCTCGTGAGCGGTGCCCAAGCGGTCGGCGACCTCGCGGATTGCGACCTGGTGATCGAAGCGATCGTCGAAAAGCTCGACGTGAAGCGCGCGCTCTTTCGCGAGCTGGAGACGGTCGTCAGCGGCCGTTGCATCCTGGCGTCGAATACGTCGTCGCTGTCGATCACGGCGATTGCCGCAGGTTGCACGGACCCCTCGCGCGTGGTCGGCTATCACTTCTTCAACCCCGTGCCGCTGATGAAAGTCGTCGAAGTGATCGACGGCCTGCGCAGCGATCCCGCCGCCGGCGACGCGCTGATGGAACTCGCGCGCCGCATGGGCCACACGCCGGTGCGCGCGAAGGACATGCCGGGCTTCATCGTCAATCACGCCGGCCGCGGCATGAACACCGAGGGCCTGCGCGTGGCGGGTGAAGGTGTCGCCAGCTTTGTCGAGATCGACCGCATCATGCGCGAGCAGGCCGGCTTTCGGCTAGGGCCGTTCGAACTGCTCGACCTGACCGCGCTCGACGTTTCGCATCCGGTGATGGAATCGATCTATCACCAGTTCTACGAAGAGCCGCGCTTCACGCCGTCGCCAATTACCGGCACGCGCCTCGCGGGCGGCCTGCTCGGACGCAAGACAGACGAAGGCTTTTACCGCTATGACGACGGCAAGCAGCAGGTGCCCGAGGAAGCGCCCGCGCCCACCGGGTTGCCCAAGCGCGTGTGGGTCAGCAAGCGCTACCCCGAAGCACGCGAGGCCGTGCTGCAACTCGTCGCCAAGGCCGGCGTGGCGCTCGACGAAGACGACACGCCCGCAGCGGACTCGCTCATCATCGTGACGCCGTTCGGCCACGACACGACCACCGCCGCGGTCGACGAAGCGCTCGATGCGCGCCGCGTCGTTGCCGTTGATGCGCTGTTCCCGCTCGTCGCCGCAAAACGTCGCACGCTGATGACGACGCCGGCCACGACCCGCGCCGCACGCGACAGCGCGCACGCGCTGTTTGCCGCCGACGGCGTCCCCGTCACCGTGATCCGCGATTCGACCGGCTTCGTGGCGCAACGCGTGGTGGCGACGATCGTCAATATCGGCTGCGAGATCGCACAGAAGCAGATCGCGACACCTGAGGACATCGACCTCGCCGTGACGCTGGGCCTCGGTTATCCGCGCGGCCCGCTGGCGCTCGGCGACGCACTCGGCGCCAAAACGCTGCTCACGATCCTGCGCAATATGTTCAGCGTGCTGGGCGACCCGCGCTACCGTCCGTCGCCGTGGTTGGCGCGGCGTGCGCAACTGGGTTTGTCGCTCACGCAGGGCGACGTCGCCGATGCAGTCGACGCACAAACGGAGCGTCAGTCATGA
- a CDS encoding M14 family metallopeptidase, which yields MTLSITSNFDAGAIEVLSCEQADNIRLRVRRDSHADFAQWFYFRLSGAQGERCVMTFENAADCAFAEGWRDYQAAASYDRVNWFRVPTSYDGRVLTIDHTPDFDRIYYAYFEPYGEERHSEFLGAVQQMPQATLTELGLSVEGRPMSLLTLGTPQNGDKPKKKIWIIARQHPGETMAEWFVEGMVKRLAGWGDWAGDPVARKLYDHAVFHIVPNMNPDGSVHGNLRTNAAGANLNREWMEPDAARSPEVLVVRDAIHATGCDLFFDIHGDEALPYVFVAGSEMLPGFTERQGEEQRAFIEAFKHASPDFQDKYGYAASKYREDALKLASKYIGNQFGCLSLTLEMPFKDNANLPDERVGWNGERSASLGAAMLQAILRHVETFA from the coding sequence ATGACACTATCCATTACAAGCAACTTCGACGCGGGCGCAATCGAAGTCCTGTCCTGCGAGCAGGCCGATAACATCCGGCTGCGCGTGCGTCGCGACAGTCACGCCGACTTTGCGCAGTGGTTCTACTTTCGCCTCTCCGGTGCGCAGGGCGAGCGCTGCGTGATGACCTTCGAGAATGCCGCCGACTGCGCCTTTGCCGAAGGCTGGCGCGACTATCAGGCGGCGGCGAGCTACGACCGCGTGAACTGGTTCCGCGTGCCGACCTCGTACGACGGCCGCGTGCTGACCATCGACCATACGCCCGACTTCGACCGGATCTACTACGCGTACTTCGAGCCGTACGGTGAAGAGCGTCACTCGGAGTTTCTCGGCGCCGTGCAGCAAATGCCGCAAGCGACGCTGACCGAACTCGGCCTGAGCGTCGAAGGCCGGCCGATGTCCTTGCTCACGCTCGGCACGCCGCAAAACGGCGACAAGCCGAAGAAGAAGATCTGGATCATCGCGCGCCAGCACCCGGGCGAGACGATGGCCGAATGGTTCGTCGAAGGCATGGTCAAGCGTCTGGCCGGCTGGGGCGATTGGGCGGGCGATCCGGTGGCGCGCAAGCTCTACGATCACGCCGTGTTCCATATCGTGCCGAACATGAATCCCGACGGCAGCGTACATGGCAATCTGCGCACCAATGCGGCCGGTGCGAATCTGAACCGCGAGTGGATGGAGCCGGACGCGGCGCGCAGTCCCGAAGTGCTGGTGGTGCGCGACGCCATTCATGCAACCGGTTGCGATCTGTTCTTCGACATCCACGGCGATGAGGCGCTGCCTTATGTGTTCGTGGCGGGCTCGGAGATGTTGCCGGGCTTCACCGAGCGCCAGGGCGAGGAGCAGCGGGCCTTTATCGAAGCGTTCAAGCATGCGAGCCCGGACTTCCAGGACAAGTACGGCTACGCGGCGAGCAAGTACCGTGAAGATGCGCTGAAGCTCGCGTCGAAGTACATCGGCAATCAGTTCGGGTGCCTGTCGTTGACGCTGGAGATGCCGTTCAAGGACAACGCGAACCTGCC
- a CDS encoding glutathione S-transferase family protein, whose protein sequence is MIKLCGFALSNYYNKVKFVLLEHGIPFEEVFVMTSQEESLLAHSPLGKVPYIHTEHGDLCESQAIVEYLHARFPEKGIFPADPWEAAKERELITFVDLHLELVVRDLYKEAFFGGTVTDATKGRVEKLLTRHIAGFRRLAKFDPYLRGAHFGAADMAAFVSLPLVGMTTQIIYGRDFLLDAGVDWKGYVKVVGERPAAQRVTADRKAYIAATSKP, encoded by the coding sequence ATGATCAAACTGTGCGGCTTTGCGCTGTCCAACTACTACAACAAGGTCAAGTTCGTGCTGCTCGAACACGGCATTCCGTTCGAGGAAGTGTTCGTGATGACGAGTCAGGAGGAATCGCTGCTCGCGCACTCGCCGCTCGGCAAGGTGCCGTACATCCACACCGAACACGGCGACCTGTGCGAGTCGCAGGCGATCGTCGAATACCTGCACGCGCGCTTTCCCGAGAAGGGCATCTTTCCCGCTGATCCGTGGGAAGCCGCGAAAGAGCGCGAACTGATCACCTTCGTCGACCTGCATCTGGAACTGGTGGTGCGCGATCTGTACAAGGAAGCCTTCTTCGGCGGCACGGTGACCGACGCCACCAAAGGGCGCGTCGAAAAGCTGCTGACGCGTCATATTGCCGGCTTCAGGCGGCTCGCGAAGTTCGACCCGTATCTGCGCGGCGCCCACTTCGGGGCGGCGGATATGGCGGCATTCGTGAGCCTGCCGCTCGTCGGCATGACGACGCAGATCATCTACGGGCGCGACTTTCTGCTCGATGCGGGCGTGGACTGGAAGGGCTATGTGAAGGTCGTGGGCGAGCGGCCGGCGGCGCAGCGCGTGACGGCGGACCGCAAGGCGTATATCGCGGCGACCAGCAAGCCTTGA
- a CDS encoding pyridoxal phosphate-dependent aminotransferase, which produces MNAPHDTPMIPSFPSRLPNVGTTIFTVMSALAAEKGAVNLGQGFPDFGCDPRIVDAVANAMRDGHNQYPPMAGAAPLRQAISDKIANLYGRRYDANREITVTAGATQALLTAILCTVHPGDEVIVVEPTYDSYLPSIELAGGKPVFVTLDAPDYTIPFDKLAAAITPKTRLLLINTPHNPTGTVWRAEDMRKLEDIVRGTNVLILSDEVYEHMVYDGAPHESMARYPELAQRSFVVSSFGKTYHVTGWKVGYVAAPAALTAEFRKVHQFNVFTVNTPMQVGLAEYMRDPAPYLDLPAFYQKKRDFFRSGLANTRFKLLPCTGTYFQCVDYSAISDLPEAEFAQWLTGEIGVAAIPVSAFYHESHESGVVRFCFAKQESTLATALDRLARL; this is translated from the coding sequence ATGAATGCACCGCACGACACGCCGATGATTCCGTCGTTTCCGTCCCGTCTGCCGAACGTCGGCACCACCATTTTCACCGTGATGAGCGCGCTCGCCGCGGAAAAAGGCGCCGTGAACCTGGGCCAGGGCTTCCCGGACTTCGGTTGTGATCCGCGTATCGTCGATGCGGTGGCCAACGCCATGCGCGACGGTCACAACCAGTACCCGCCGATGGCGGGCGCCGCGCCGCTGCGCCAGGCCATCTCCGACAAGATCGCGAATCTCTACGGCCGCCGCTATGACGCGAACAGGGAGATCACGGTCACAGCAGGCGCCACCCAGGCGCTGCTGACGGCGATTCTGTGCACGGTGCACCCGGGCGATGAAGTGATCGTGGTCGAGCCGACCTACGACAGTTATCTGCCGTCCATCGAACTCGCGGGCGGCAAGCCGGTGTTCGTCACGCTGGACGCGCCCGACTACACGATCCCGTTCGACAAGCTCGCCGCCGCGATCACGCCGAAGACCCGCCTGCTGCTGATCAACACGCCGCACAACCCGACCGGCACGGTCTGGCGCGCCGAGGACATGCGCAAGCTCGAGGACATCGTGCGCGGCACCAACGTGCTGATTTTGTCTGACGAAGTGTACGAGCACATGGTATACGACGGCGCGCCGCACGAGAGCATGGCCCGCTATCCGGAACTTGCGCAGCGCAGCTTCGTGGTGTCGAGTTTCGGCAAGACGTATCACGTGACCGGCTGGAAGGTGGGCTATGTCGCCGCGCCCGCGGCCCTCACCGCCGAATTCCGCAAGGTCCACCAGTTCAACGTGTTCACGGTGAACACACCCATGCAGGTCGGCCTCGCCGAGTACATGCGCGACCCGGCGCCCTATCTGGACCTGCCCGCGTTCTATCAGAAGAAGCGCGATTTTTTCCGTTCCGGCCTGGCGAACACCCGCTTCAAGCTGTTGCCCTGCACCGGCACGTACTTTCAGTGCGTCGACTATTCCGCCATCAGCGATCTGCCGGAAGCAGAGTTCGCGCAATGGCTGACGGGGGAGATCGGCGTCGCGGCCATTCCCGTCTCGGCGTTCTATCATGAGTCGCATGAATCGGGCGTGGTGCGCTTCTGCTTCGCCAAGCAGGAGAGCACCCTCGCCACCGCGCTCGACCGGCTGGCGCGCCTCTAG